TCAGCACACCGCTCATTTAATCAGTGTGGATGGCATTGGTGGTGTAGGTAAAACTACTTTAGTCGTAGAAGTAGCTTATCGTTGCTTGGAAGTGAGCAATAACGAACATTTCGCTCCCAGCCTTCCCACCTTTGAAGCCATTATCTTTACTTCCGCCAAACAGAATCATCTAACCTCTATTGGTATCTTGCCTCGATTAACTAGAGAACGTACTCTGTGGGATATTTGCAGGGAAATTGCTCGTGTCCTAGATCTCAGTGAAATCATTAATTTACCTTTAGAAGAACAATTCCAGCCAATTCGAGAGAAATTATCTCAAACAAAAACCTTATTAATTGTTGATAATTTAGAAACCATTGAAGACCAACAGGAAGTTCTGTCCTTTCTGTACGATTTACCACCAACGGTGAAAATTATTATCACTACTCGTGAACAAGCTTTGTTTGTACCCATTCGCCTGGGTTGTCTACCTAAAGAAGATGCTTTGCGCCTCATCCAACATGAAGCCAAAGAAAAAAGTATAACTTTGACTACGAAAGAATCTCAGCAACTTTTTGAGGGAGTAAGTGGAATACCTGCTGCAATTATTTATGCCGTTGGTCAGATGGCGGCGGGTTATTTACTGGAGGATGTGTTGGCACAAATCAAAGAACCTAACGGTGATGTTGCCCGTTTTTGTTTTGCAGGCTCGGTAATTCCCCTAAGAGGCACGCCCCCTTACTATTTGCTGATGGCAGTTTCACTAGGAGTAGAACCTATAACCAGAGAAGCTGCTGGCAGTATTGCTTTTGAGCAAGCTGACCCAATTGTTACAGCCCAAGGATTGGCGAAATTGCAGCAACTTTCCTTGGTTTATCAGCACCAAGGGCGCTACAACCTGCTTGAATTGACCCGCGAGTATTCTGCTGCTGAGTTAGCTGCGAATAGTGAATTGGCTCAAAAGTTACAACAAAGATGGGTCAATTGGTATATCAAATTTTCGGAGGCTTACGGAGGCACGAATTGGAAGGAGTGGCATCTCGGCTATAGTTATTTAGAAGCTGAATGGGAAAATATCAGAGCCGTACTCGAATGGTGTATTAGTCAAGTAATGTACTGTGATGCGCGAACAATTTGGCAACAGATTAAGGGCTATATTCATGTGCGTGGATACTGGGATGAACGTTTAGACTGGACAGCTTGGTTGATTGAAACTGCCAAACAAACTGGAGATTGGACTTTTGCAGTTGAGGTAATGAGCGATCGCGCTGGCACTTTGATTAGGATGCGCCAAGAGAGCCAGCTAAAAGAAGCAGAGATTTTGTTACAAGAAGCTTGGAATTTGCGCCACCATCAAAGTATAATCTTGCAGCTAGAGATAGCTACAAACATGGCTATTTTATATATTAATCAACAACAGTTTAAGCAAGCTCAGGAGTGGCTAACAGAAGAGGAAAAACTGTTAAAACAAGCATCGCTACCAGAGTTGAAAATAAAGGAACAACAAGTTCATATTATTTATTATCAAGGACAGATACATTTTCAATCTGGAGATTACCAGCAGGCTGAAAACGTTTTCCAGCAAGCATTAGCTGAAGCTCAACAAGCTGGATGGCAAAGAGCAGTCGTTGCTATTCAAAATTGGTTAGCAGATGTGGCTCTGAAATTAGGAAATTTAGAAGAAGCACGACGATTATTGGAATTAAGCTTTCCAATCGCAGAGAGACATAAAGATAAACGCTCTATTGCTTACCATAAGGCATCATTTGCTAAGCTGGAAAAACTATCAGGGAATTTACCTCAAGCTAAACGCTTGGCAGAAGAAGCATCGGATGGTTTTGAAAGTCTGAAGATGCTAACAGAAGCCAAAGAAATGCGTACTTTATTCTCCAGTTAATACAAAATTGCATTTTATGATTGAATCATTGGAAGAGTTAAACAGGCACTTATTTGTAATAACTGATTATCCAGAGGTACTATCAGACAAGCTGTCCGCTGATATTGACTATCTTCTATGAAGCTGACAGCAAACAATTTTTCAAACAGGTATTTAGTTATTACTATAGCCTTTTTATAGTGTTGGTCTTGAAATTCTAGAGTTTCATCAACAGGAGAATAATGATGAAAAATATATCCATATAACTCCTGACAATCTTGAATGTATTTATAAGTATTTAACAGAATATGGGTGTGCCATACTTCATCAATCTCTTTGGTCGGAACTAATTCTATATCTGGGAATATAAAATGGAGGCACAAAAACATCTTATAAAGACTGATTGCAGATTCAGTTTGTTGTAGTGTCCGTCCAGTTCCGTTATCATAACATATAAGTTTTTTAGCAATTGGCTGCCAATCCAATTTGTTTAACTTATTGAAAAAGCTATAAATTTTTTCAGATAAACCTTGGTTAAGAACTTGCGAATTAGAAAGTGAATGTACATTTAGTGTTTCTTGATCCAAGCTTATATTCAAGCGACTACCTCCTTTGATAGGCTTTAGACTTTGTTAGTTACAGGGGAAACAACCTATTTTTGTCTGAGTTCCCTTATTACCCTCACAAGTCAGGAGGCAGTTTTATGCTTTTTGGCTAAAAATCTCAAGTTTTTTCAAAGAAATATTGAGAAACTGATTTTGGTAGGTAAAAATCGCTGAACTACTGGATAACATGCTAGTCTATAGCTTCAATTTCTGATTTTAAGAAAATTTTATAAAGTTAGTCAGTAAAGTTTTGTAAAATTAGCGTCTTATAAGATAAAAATTACTCTTCTTTTGGGAGGTATTTATATAAAGTATGAAAATACCATTCCTTCTACTTTCTACCTTATTTCGTAGTCAATTATAGTGAGAACTATAATTTCTAACAACCCTATTTCATCCGTAAAACAAGATTTAGTTTTGTATTCACATAAAGAAAATAATTGGCAACTAAAATGTTTATGCAAGAAGAAATTATCTCGATTGTTACCGATAATGTTCAATTTCCAGCAGAAACAAGGAATTGGGAAGCTCCATCTGAAGGTGCTACTAAGTACAAAGTAGAGATTAGCGCCGATAAGTTAGAGCAAGAAATGGGTCGGTTTTTACAAATAGTAAGTCGTTTATTTAAACGTGCAGAGATAGAAACTGAAAAAAAACCTGGAATACACCTTGATGAAATTGAGCTATCAGTAGAAATTAATGGCGAAGGTAAGGTTAGCTTAATTGGAAGTGGTGCAAAAGCTGGTGGTAAAGCAGCAATAACCCTAAAGTTTAAACGAACCGAATTAGAGTGAAATAGCAAATTTAAAACTAGTACCGTAAGGCGGAAGTCAAAATTCAAAATGACTATAAGATAAGCCTTTTGTTGATTTTTAATTTGTTTTTTATTTCTGGCACGCTGTACTAGCTGGTGTAATAGTAGGGATATTTTGTATGTCACTGAGGTTTTTTTTAGTATGGTTTTTGTCCGCTACAGTTAACCTAAAAAATATTCAGAAGCTTTTAAATTTTTTAGGAGGTCGCGTAGGCAGTAAAGCAATTGAGCTAGAAGTAGAAGTAAATGGCAAAAAGCTGAAAATACAATCTAGAAATCAGCAAGAGTTACTAGCGGCGATAGAAGCAACTAAAAAATTTGTCTGTACAGAAACAGTTTTGCCAGCAATACACCAGTTTCCAGAAGAAATATTCTTAAAGGTCATTACTAAATTAGAGACCGTACAAGAGTTAGAAAGAGCAAAATTTTTTGTTGAAGAAAATCGTAATAGTGGGTTATTCTTATCCGCAGATTTTTACGATATAGAACAACCATTACTACCAGCAGAAACACCACCACAGTCATCAACAAATTTATCACAACGAACAGGGCGTGGATTGAGACCGAAGCTGCCTAAATCAGAAAAAACCGAGCTAGACGCAACCAATTTCTATCACGAACCTCCACAGAATAGACCCCAAACTTCTTCAAGAAATATTCCT
The Nostoc punctiforme PCC 73102 genome window above contains:
- a CDS encoding NB-ARC domain-containing protein is translated as MAYEHELSPEQQQVFLMRMADDLSYEQIATQLSTSADACLKRMGQVYRKFNISGVSRGKENKLRFLLANKLEQSQRLESNAEEPSDYTQPAHVPDLETEPNLVNISQKYLIYQNLPAREHTAFVGRAQEIMRLMELLDFQHTAHLISVDGIGGVGKTTLVVEVAYRCLEVSNNEHFAPSLPTFEAIIFTSAKQNHLTSIGILPRLTRERTLWDICREIARVLDLSEIINLPLEEQFQPIREKLSQTKTLLIVDNLETIEDQQEVLSFLYDLPPTVKIIITTREQALFVPIRLGCLPKEDALRLIQHEAKEKSITLTTKESQQLFEGVSGIPAAIIYAVGQMAAGYLLEDVLAQIKEPNGDVARFCFAGSVIPLRGTPPYYLLMAVSLGVEPITREAAGSIAFEQADPIVTAQGLAKLQQLSLVYQHQGRYNLLELTREYSAAELAANSELAQKLQQRWVNWYIKFSEAYGGTNWKEWHLGYSYLEAEWENIRAVLEWCISQVMYCDARTIWQQIKGYIHVRGYWDERLDWTAWLIETAKQTGDWTFAVEVMSDRAGTLIRMRQESQLKEAEILLQEAWNLRHHQSIILQLEIATNMAILYINQQQFKQAQEWLTEEEKLLKQASLPELKIKEQQVHIIYYQGQIHFQSGDYQQAENVFQQALAEAQQAGWQRAVVAIQNWLADVALKLGNLEEARRLLELSFPIAERHKDKRSIAYHKASFAKLEKLSGNLPQAKRLAEEASDGFESLKMLTEAKEMRTLFSS
- a CDS encoding glycine-rich domain-containing protein, giving the protein MNISLDQETLNVHSLSNSQVLNQGLSEKIYSFFNKLNKLDWQPIAKKLICYDNGTGRTLQQTESAISLYKMFLCLHFIFPDIELVPTKEIDEVWHTHILLNTYKYIQDCQELYGYIFHHYSPVDETLEFQDQHYKKAIVITKYLFEKLFAVSFIEDSQYQRTACLIVPLDNQLLQISACLTLPMIQS